The Planctomicrobium piriforme genome includes the window CGCGCACGCGACGCTGCTCGGCGATCTCGCGGGCTTCGTCGATGTCGGTCATCACGAACAGGTGGTCGCCGGCGCCCGGCACTTCGTTCAGGCCGGCAATCTTGACGGGCGTACTCGGCCCGGCGGACTGAATTTCAACGCCCTTATCGGTGTACATCGCACGGATGCGGCCATAGGCCGGTCCGCACAAGGCGAGATCCCCGACCTTGAGCGTTCCCTGACGCACGATCCCCCAGGCGATCGGTCCGCGACCTTCGTCGCGAAACGCTTCCAGGCAGACGCCGTCGGCAGGTGCATTGACGGGAGACCGCAAGTCGGCGAGTTCGGCCGTCAGCAGCAAGGTTTCGAGCAGGTTGTCGATGCCGGTTCCCTGCAGGGCCGAGACGCGGATCACTTCCACATCGCCCCCCCACTCAGACGGCAACACGCCGTGCTGGGAGAGTTCAGTGAGGATTCGCTGCTCGTTGATGCCAGGCAAGTCGCACTTGTTCATCGCCACGACGATCGGCACGCCGGCCGCCTTGGCATGGCTGATACATTCCACGGTCTGCGGCATGACGCCGTCGTCCGCGGCCACGACCAGCACGATAATATCGGTGACGTTGGCCCCTCGGGCTCGCATCTCGCCGAAGGCCGCGTGGCCGGGCGTATCCACAAACGTCAGCTTCTGGCCGTTGTGTTCGACCTGATAGGCCGCAATGTGCTGCGTGATGCCCCCGGCTTCTCCGGCGGCCACGTTGGACGAGCGGATGCGGTCGACGAGGGTCGTTTTTCCGTGGTCGACGTGACCCAGCACGGTAATGATCGGCGGTCGGGTCACCGTTTCCATGTCAGTGTTCTCTTCGTCGCTCAAGCGATCAGCCAGGGCATCCTCAAAGTCTGCTTCCTGTTCGATCTCGAGCTCGATGCCGAGTTCCATCGCAATTTCCATTGCGGTTTCTTCGTCGAGCTGGTCGTTGATCGTGACCATCTTACCCTGAGAGAAGAGCACCGTCAGCAGGTCGCGGGCGGGCCGGCCCATTGCTTCCGACATGCTGCGTACGGTAATCGGCAGCGAGATCACTGCGGACGACTTGCGCTCCGTCGACTGGCTGCCGCGTCGCTGACGCTTGACCGTCTTAACGATCACGTTTTCGTCGTCTTCGCCCCCCTTGCCCTTCTGGCGGCGACGCCGACGTGCTTCACGGGCTTCTTCAAGACCCAGTCCGCGAGCGGACTTGCCGGGAGCCCCCTTGGCGGGCGTTGCTTCTTCTTCTTCCACCGTCGGACGACGGGTCGCATCGTCGCGGTTCTTCTTCAGGATGTCGGCCAGCTTGTTCTTTTTCAGAACATCGCCGGTCAACGCCAAATCGGGCTTCTGGACGAGCTCTTCCGTCTTCTTGATGACGGGCGGCTTGAAGTTGGGAGTCGCCAGACTCGGCAACGCTGGACCGCGTTTCTTGTTTTGACGCACCGGGGCAGAACGGTCTTCCGCAGCAGGCGTCGGAGCAGGAGCAGCAGGACGCGCAGGCGGACGGTCATCCGCTACCCGAACAGAACCGTGCGGCTTCATTTCGCGAATTGAAGCGTTGCCACCGGCCGGATTGATGTAATCCGAGCGGCTGAGCGGCACGGGCCGTGAAACAGGCGCCATGACGGGCAGAGGTGGGGCGACGGGAGCGGCCGGGACCACCCGTTCCGCCGGCTTCGCCACGGGTGCGACAGCGGCGGGAGCCGTCTTTTCAGCTGCCGGCGCGAGAGGCGCGACAGGGGGACGTTCGACCGCAGCTTCCACTTCGACTGCTTCTGCGGCCACCGGTGCTGCGACTTCTTCAGCCGCGATTTCTTCTTCAAGTGGCTGCGTCTCGACTTCGACGGCAACCTTGCCATCGGGAATCGCCGTGGCTTCCCTTGGGGGAGGCGCCCGACGGGTCCGCATCTGCGCGAGCGGACCGAGATCGCGAATTTCGCGGCCTGCAATCTCGCGCCGCAGTTCCTCGCGCGACTGCGGGCTCAGTTCGGCCGTCGCCGTTCCGCCGCCAGGCTGCGAGTTCAGTTTCCGCAGGTAATCCATGAGCACGTCGCGTTCAGCAGGCGTAATGCTTGCCAACGGAGAACTCTTCACATCCAGCCCTGCGTCATTGCATTGCTGGATGAGATCCTTGCTGTCGACGCCCAGTTCCTTCGCAAGTGCGAAGATGCGGATTTTCAATCGTCACCCCTCTGAATTTGATCCCCGAGTTCGGCCGCGAATCCGACTGGAGATCTCCTTTGTATGGACCGCCAGGGGCGATCCCGTTGTGGCTCGTGGTATTTCGTCCGTGTGCTGAAACCTTGAGTGACATGCTGGTCGTTTTCCAGGGGCCGGGGCTGTCACTTGCGACTTCGCTCCGCACCCGCCGGAATTCCTACGGGTTGTGGGACGACGCTTTTGATGTCACGTCCGGCGATTCCGCCTCGGACTCCTCTTCGACCGGTGCTTCCGCCACTTCCGTGACCGGCTCCGGCGCAGTTTCGGTTGCCACTGCGGTCTCGACGTCGGCCAGACGGTTTCCGGTCATCGCATCCAGTTCGGCTGCTTCCCGTTCGACCCGTTTGGCTTCCCGCTCGAGTGCCTTGCGGCGATCCGTTTCCTGCTCTTCGCGTTCGGCTTCCTTTTCCGCAAACGCGATGATCGTTTCGATCTCTTCGTCTTCCAGCCCGCTCAACTGCTTAAGGTGATCGGGCTCGATCACAGACAGGTCTTCAAAGCTGAAGAACCCTTGCGAGACCAGCGACTCGGCCAGTTCGTCGGTGATTTTCGGAAGTTGTCCGAAAGCGCCCACCGAGCGTTCCAGCTGATCGTCCAGTTCTTCCTGGGTCATCACTTCGATATCCCAGCCGACCAGCTTGGAAGCCAGCCGAACATTCTGTCCCTTTTTGCCGATGGCCAGCGACAGTTGATCTTCCCGCACCAGGACGATCACCCGGCCCAGCATCGGACACAAAATCACGTCTTCCACTTCGGCCGGCTGCATGGCGTTGGGAATCAGCACCTGCAGCGAGTCGTTCCAGCGGACGATATC containing:
- the infB gene encoding translation initiation factor IF-2 → MKIRIFALAKELGVDSKDLIQQCNDAGLDVKSSPLASITPAERDVLMDYLRKLNSQPGGGTATAELSPQSREELRREIAGREIRDLGPLAQMRTRRAPPPREATAIPDGKVAVEVETQPLEEEIAAEEVAAPVAAEAVEVEAAVERPPVAPLAPAAEKTAPAAVAPVAKPAERVVPAAPVAPPLPVMAPVSRPVPLSRSDYINPAGGNASIREMKPHGSVRVADDRPPARPAAPAPTPAAEDRSAPVRQNKKRGPALPSLATPNFKPPVIKKTEELVQKPDLALTGDVLKKNKLADILKKNRDDATRRPTVEEEEATPAKGAPGKSARGLGLEEAREARRRRRQKGKGGEDDENVIVKTVKRQRRGSQSTERKSSAVISLPITVRSMSEAMGRPARDLLTVLFSQGKMVTINDQLDEETAMEIAMELGIELEIEQEADFEDALADRLSDEENTDMETVTRPPIITVLGHVDHGKTTLVDRIRSSNVAAGEAGGITQHIAAYQVEHNGQKLTFVDTPGHAAFGEMRARGANVTDIIVLVVAADDGVMPQTVECISHAKAAGVPIVVAMNKCDLPGINEQRILTELSQHGVLPSEWGGDVEVIRVSALQGTGIDNLLETLLLTAELADLRSPVNAPADGVCLEAFRDEGRGPIAWGIVRQGTLKVGDLALCGPAYGRIRAMYTDKGVEIQSAGPSTPVKIAGLNEVPGAGDHLFVMTDIDEAREIAEQRRVRGRTAALSGRGGPKSLEDFFAGRDGAIKDLPLIIKADTPGSLEAIRGELEKFEHAEVRIKILHMGVGGVNESDVYLAASAGAIIIAFHVVAEDRAEALAGQEAVEIRRYKIIYNVTSDIRQALEGLLEPEKVEVATGRALVLRTFSISRVGTVAGCRVLNGTIDRTNRVHVIRDQTILNNYAIASLKREKDDAREVREGFECGIRLDGFNDIKEGDLLEAYKIEQRKRSLEE